Proteins from a genomic interval of Candidatus Effluviviaceae Genus I sp.:
- a CDS encoding ABC transporter permease encodes MRFLLKRLGFYALAAWVAVTLNFFLPRLMPGDPATALFARFRGMLAPEALDALRETFGLTEAPLVAQYFTYLGHVLKGDLGISVAYFPAPVLQVIANGLVWTVFLAGTALIASFAVGTLLGVAAAWWRFGRVDTFVPPTAALVGAFPYFWLAMVVLYVFGFTLGWFPLGHAYGDSVEPGFNVAFLADVVRHAVLPVGTVVIATLGGWLLTMRNTMVSVLGSDFVGLAWAKGLPPRTVALRYAARNALLPSVTGFGMALGFVLGGSLLTEIVFSYPGQGYLLVQAVRGQDYPLMQGIFLVITLAVLGANFVVDLVSLWLDPRIRDSVS; translated from the coding sequence GTGAGGTTCCTCCTCAAGAGGCTGGGGTTCTACGCCCTCGCCGCGTGGGTCGCGGTCACGCTCAACTTCTTCCTGCCGAGGCTCATGCCCGGCGACCCGGCGACGGCCCTCTTCGCCAGGTTCCGCGGCATGCTGGCGCCCGAGGCGCTCGACGCCCTCAGGGAGACGTTCGGGCTGACCGAGGCGCCGCTCGTGGCGCAGTACTTCACGTATCTCGGTCACGTGCTCAAGGGCGACCTCGGCATCTCCGTAGCGTACTTCCCGGCGCCCGTTCTCCAGGTCATCGCCAACGGGCTCGTGTGGACCGTCTTCCTCGCGGGGACGGCGCTGATCGCGAGCTTCGCCGTCGGCACGCTTCTGGGAGTGGCCGCGGCGTGGTGGCGGTTCGGCCGCGTCGACACGTTCGTGCCCCCCACGGCCGCGCTCGTCGGAGCGTTCCCGTACTTCTGGCTCGCGATGGTCGTGCTCTACGTGTTCGGGTTCACGCTGGGCTGGTTCCCGCTGGGGCACGCGTACGGCGACTCCGTGGAGCCCGGGTTCAACGTCGCCTTCCTCGCCGACGTCGTGAGACACGCGGTGCTGCCCGTCGGGACCGTGGTCATCGCCACGCTGGGCGGGTGGCTGCTGACCATGCGGAACACGATGGTGTCGGTGCTGGGCAGCGACTTCGTCGGTCTCGCCTGGGCCAAGGGGCTGCCGCCGCGGACCGTGGCGCTCAGGTACGCGGCGAGGAACGCGCTTCTGCCGAGCGTGACCGGCTTCGGCATGGCGCTGGGGTTCGTGCTGGGCGGGTCGCTCCTGACCGAGATCGTGTTCTCCTATCCGGGCCAGGGCTACCTGCTGGTCCAGGCGGTCAGGGGCCAGGACTACCCGCTCATGCAGGGCATCTTCCTGGTGATCACGCTCGCGGTGCTTGGGGCGAACTTCGTCGTCGATCTGGTGTCGCTGTGGCTCGACCCGCGGATCCGCGACTCCGTGTCGTGA
- a CDS encoding SDR family oxidoreductase, producing the protein MTSLAGRWALVTGSSRGIGQQIALGLAQFDCNVVVHGRTRAHTTRTLELLDAYTVKTAVVAGDLGTRAGVRAVVRGVERRPGHIDILYNNAAVQNAWQSVWKIDRSTWQDVFDVNVLALVDLCNAFAPGMIRRGYGRIVNLTSGIRDIPELAPYSVSKAAVDKYTADLAARLGGTNVLVNTVDPGWLRTDMGGPKGEHDVTTVLPGALVPALLPDFGANGKRFSAQEYEWSD; encoded by the coding sequence GTGACCTCCCTCGCGGGCAGGTGGGCGCTGGTGACGGGCTCCAGCAGGGGCATCGGGCAGCAGATCGCGCTCGGCCTCGCGCAGTTCGACTGCAACGTCGTGGTGCACGGCAGGACGAGGGCGCACACGACGAGGACGCTCGAGCTGCTCGACGCGTATACCGTGAAGACCGCGGTGGTCGCGGGCGACCTCGGCACGAGGGCGGGAGTCCGGGCCGTCGTCCGCGGCGTGGAGAGGCGCCCTGGTCACATCGACATCCTCTACAACAACGCGGCCGTCCAGAATGCGTGGCAGTCCGTGTGGAAGATCGATAGGTCGACGTGGCAGGACGTGTTCGACGTGAACGTGTTGGCCCTCGTGGACCTGTGCAACGCGTTCGCACCCGGGATGATCAGGCGGGGCTACGGGCGCATCGTCAACCTGACCTCCGGCATCAGGGACATCCCCGAGCTCGCGCCCTACAGCGTGTCGAAGGCGGCGGTCGACAAGTACACGGCGGACCTCGCCGCGAGGCTCGGTGGCACCAACGTGCTCGTGAACACGGTGGACCCGGGGTGGCTGAGGACGGACATGGGCGGCCCGAAGGGGGAGCACGATGTGACGACCGTGCTGCCGGGAGCCCTGGTCCCGGCGCTGCTTCCGGACTTCGGCGCGAACGGGAAGCGGTTCTCGGCTCAGGAGTACGAGTGGTCTGATTAG